In Erigeron canadensis isolate Cc75 chromosome 1, C_canadensis_v1, whole genome shotgun sequence, a single window of DNA contains:
- the LOC122581737 gene encoding thioredoxin-related transmembrane protein 2, translating to MESKKKNENKRKKKEGSGREYYDITMNIIYAIVSEPYFLFHFLTLFSYFSIRLSTLHLFSSASTHLFHRELQAAIAFLTLAAVKMVKEETWDGFVADMLLFAKVFLIGIALVVDYHLALWFTLTFLVIYLFTQQPAYMGLGSATQLTPLQLEALLTEGGTSRFWLVEFRSSFSSTCIRTSRVLPELSITFSNKNLSFGVVDLGLFPNTASKFGISLGIPDQLPTYILFEHNEEVSRFPEMHSVAKASDITKKRLCHHFELDKHLLDYVSCK from the exons ATGGAAAGCAAGAAGAAGAACGAAAAcaagaggaagaagaaggaggGGAGTGGAAGAGAGTATTACGATATAACAATGAACATAATATATGCGATAGTTTCAGAACCCTATTTTCTCTTCCACTTCCTCACTTTGTTTTCTTACTTCTCCATCCGTCTCTCCACTCTTCATTTATTCTCCTCCGCTTCTACTCATCTTTTCCACCGT GAACTTCAAGCTGCTATTGCTTTTCTTACCTTAGCTGCTGTTAAg ATGGTGAAAGAAGAAACTTGGGACGGTTTTGTTGCAGATATGCTGTTATTTGCTAAG GTTTTTCTTATTGGAATTGCTTTAGTCGTGGATTATCACCTTGCCCTCTGGTTCACGTTGACCTTCTTGG TTATCTATCTCTTTACACAACAACCTGCCTACATGGGACTAG GTTCTGCAACACAATTGACACCTCTGCAGTTGGAAGCTTTGTTGACTGAAGGTGGCACATCAAGATTTTGGCTG GTGGAGTTCCGGTCTTCATTTTCATCTACCTGCATACGTACCAGCCGAGTTCTCCCTGAACTCTCCATTAC ATTCTCGAACAAAAATCTATCTTTTGGAGTAGTTGATCTTGGTCTTTTCCCAAATACAGCTTCAAAATTTGGAATCTCTCTTG GAATACCTGATCAACTCCCAACTTATATCTTATTTGAGCATAACGAGGAGGTTTCCCGCTTTCCTGAGATGCATTCCGTAGCCAAAGCTTCTGATATAACCAAG AAACGTCTTTGCCATCACTTTGAACTTGACAAACACTTGCTTGATTATGTTAGTTGCAAATAG
- the LOC122585274 gene encoding GATA transcription factor 9-like, with protein sequence MEIQELVQESSSPYYDDNNEKRHLEAKTTDAHFVVDDLLDFPNDDVEEEVAGDTPSTTTDSSTALDDSSNSSPHHGSLGGDEEGSGSFVDTQLSNLYVPNDDLAEFEWLSNFMEDSFSNEDLQKLQLISGVKAPSKFGFHHTTTATTKENNNKPMFNNDIMTVPGKARTKRSRAVSSNWASSQLQVISPIAHISSSYHHESNNIVSKAFGKKKLKTATTNDKEFHDRSYRNEDGRKCLHCATDKTPQWRSGPMGPKTLCNACGVRYKSGRLVPEYRPASSPTFVLTKHSNSHRKVLELQRQKVQKSQHHQQFMHQQNAMIRMHDGDDYMMNQNTNHDYRQLI encoded by the exons ATGGAAATCCAAGAGCTTGTCCaagaatcatcatcaccatACTATGACGATAATAACGAAAAACGCCATTTGGAGGCCAAAACAACGGACGCCCATTTCGTTGTGGATGACCTTCTTGATTTCCCTAATGACGACGTGGAAGAAGAGGTGGCGGGTGACACGCCGTCCACCACCACAGATTCTTCCACCGCTCTCGATGATAGCTCTAACTCGTCACCGCACCATGGTAGCCTTGGTGGAGATGAGGAGGGTAGTGGGAGCTTTGTCGACACTCAACTCTCTAACCTTTATGTTCCG AATGATGATTTAGCTGAATTCGAGTGGCTATCCAATTTTATGGAGGATTCTTTCTCAAATGAAGACTTGCAAAAACTTCAACTAATATCCGGGGTAAAAGCCCCATCAAAATTTGGATTTCATCATACTACTACTGCTACTACTAAAGAGAACAACAACAAGCCAATGTTCAACAACGATATCATGACTGTCCCTGGCAAGGCACGTACTAAACGTTCTCGGGCCGTCTCATCCAATTGGGCCTCCTCTCAACTTCAAGTTATCTCTCCCATTGCCCATATCTCATCAAGTTATCATCATGAGTCAAATAATATTGTCTCAAAAGCATTTGGAAAGAAGAAATTGAAGACGGCTACGACAAACGATAAAGAATTTCACGATAGGTCATACAGAAATGAAGATGGAAGAAAATGTCTCCATTGCGCAACGGACAAGACCCCTCAATGGCGTAGTGGACCCATGGGTCCAAAAACATTATGCAATGCTTGTGGGGTCCGTTACAAGTCAGGTAGACTTGTACCTGAGTATCGACCCGCTTCAAGCCCCACATTTGTTTTAACCAAACACTCTAATTCCCATAGGAAGGTGCTTGAGCTTCAAAGGCAAAAGGTGCAAAAATCACAACATCATCAACAATTTATGCATCAACAAAATGCCATGATACGAATGCACGATGGTGACGACTATATGATGAACCAAAATACTAATCATGATTACCGGCAGCTCATTTAA
- the LOC122584983 gene encoding protein NONRESPONDING TO OXYLIPINS 2, mitochondrial isoform X2, translating into MAYRCRSISRPASTLFKSMSNPSPKPSSIPSLAPRSSPLSTPISRSFSRIGCVQSLLPLHSAVSSARLTSCLGIDSKGSRSLSQEMGLSVPR; encoded by the exons ATGGCGTATCGATGTCGCTCAATATCTAGACCAGCCTCCACACTCTTCAAATCAATGTCCAATCCATCTCCTAAACCCTCATCAATTCCATCTCTCGCCCCTCGTTCTTCCCCATTATCAACCCCCATCTCCCG GTCATTTAGTCGAATAGGTTGTGTGCAATCATTGTTGCCACTACACTCGGCGGTCTCATCGGCTCGATTAACTTCGTGTCTCGGGATCGATTCAAAGGGATCAAGGTCTTTGTCACAGG AGATGGGTCTCAGTGTGCCGCGATAA
- the LOC122584983 gene encoding protein NONRESPONDING TO OXYLIPINS 2, mitochondrial isoform X1: MAYRCRSISRPASTLFKSMSNPSPKPSSIPSLAPRSSPLSTPISRSFSRIGCVQSLLPLHSAVSSARLTSCLGIDSKGSRSLSQGMLSSANPGV, from the exons ATGGCGTATCGATGTCGCTCAATATCTAGACCAGCCTCCACACTCTTCAAATCAATGTCCAATCCATCTCCTAAACCCTCATCAATTCCATCTCTCGCCCCTCGTTCTTCCCCATTATCAACCCCCATCTCCCG GTCATTTAGTCGAATAGGTTGTGTGCAATCATTGTTGCCACTACACTCGGCGGTCTCATCGGCTCGATTAACTTCGTGTCTCGGGATCGATTCAAAGGGATCAAGGTCTTTGTCACAGGGTATGCTTTCCAGTGCAAACCCGGGCGTTTGA